A genomic window from Hyalangium minutum includes:
- a CDS encoding PEGA domain-containing protein → MSTVRLLLVLMLTLGLSAEAQTSRRSKKTKPKKPAVTQPVAAPEEPASDAPDEPAAAPEAASKPARDAKPEALAKPDAPVRAAPSDAAVVFAIPRSAGAEPAAIRLQAELARLLGSKPDVTLVDLATVFPPPEPPSTQEGDALYEQGKEAYDNLDPEAAAGKFTSAAEAYEKHPASLKPQRLAKTFIFLGASQLLNGDKEGAKNAFLRALAADPGTQPDQGLFDSNVHTAFTDAQQQFNSQKPGSLDIDSKPSGARVTVRGEDVGVTPLKNVPVHPGRHPVLITLPGYAPYASYPQVASERTAEVKPQLEPLPALAEAIATATRASTEKAFDSDKMPPELTALADKLGARYVVLAAVQQKKSPEAVLQVWDVRTKNRLRGVEIELQSKSPEHSTVAAADRVHGFLTGRLLADSGSDSKMPQLVKKPWFWAAVVGGAAVVTGGILYATQSNKGGPLGPVTGLPGIGF, encoded by the coding sequence GTGTCTACCGTACGCCTTCTCCTCGTCCTGATGTTGACCCTGGGCCTCTCCGCGGAGGCTCAGACTTCACGCCGGTCCAAGAAGACCAAGCCGAAGAAGCCGGCTGTCACCCAACCCGTCGCCGCTCCCGAGGAGCCGGCCTCCGACGCTCCCGACGAGCCGGCGGCTGCTCCAGAGGCCGCGTCCAAGCCGGCCCGCGACGCGAAGCCCGAGGCTCTCGCGAAGCCTGATGCCCCGGTCCGGGCCGCTCCCAGCGACGCCGCCGTGGTGTTTGCCATCCCCCGCTCCGCCGGCGCCGAGCCCGCCGCCATCCGCCTCCAGGCCGAGCTTGCTCGCCTGCTCGGCAGCAAGCCGGACGTGACGCTGGTGGATCTGGCCACGGTCTTCCCGCCCCCCGAGCCCCCCTCCACCCAAGAGGGCGACGCGCTCTATGAGCAGGGCAAGGAGGCCTACGACAACCTGGATCCCGAGGCCGCAGCCGGGAAGTTCACCTCGGCGGCCGAGGCCTATGAGAAGCACCCGGCCTCGCTGAAGCCCCAGCGCCTGGCCAAGACGTTCATCTTCCTGGGCGCCTCGCAGTTGCTCAATGGGGACAAGGAGGGCGCGAAGAATGCCTTCCTCCGCGCTCTGGCCGCCGACCCTGGCACCCAGCCCGATCAGGGCCTCTTCGACTCGAACGTGCACACCGCCTTCACGGACGCGCAGCAGCAGTTCAACTCGCAGAAGCCGGGCTCGCTGGACATCGACTCGAAGCCCTCGGGCGCCCGCGTCACCGTGCGCGGAGAGGACGTGGGTGTCACGCCGCTGAAGAACGTGCCCGTCCACCCGGGCCGCCACCCCGTGCTCATCACCCTGCCCGGCTACGCGCCCTACGCCTCCTATCCCCAGGTGGCCTCCGAGAGGACCGCCGAGGTGAAGCCCCAGCTCGAGCCGCTGCCCGCCCTGGCCGAGGCCATCGCCACCGCCACCCGCGCCTCCACCGAGAAGGCCTTCGACTCCGACAAGATGCCCCCGGAGCTGACGGCGCTCGCGGACAAGCTCGGCGCCCGCTACGTGGTCCTTGCCGCGGTGCAGCAGAAGAAGTCCCCCGAGGCGGTGCTGCAGGTGTGGGATGTGCGCACGAAGAACCGGCTGCGGGGCGTGGAGATTGAGCTCCAGTCCAAGAGCCCGGAGCACAGCACCGTGGCCGCCGCGGACCGCGTCCACGGCTTCCTCACCGGGCGCTTGCTGGCGGACTCGGGCTCCGACTCGAAGATGCCGCAGCTCGTCAAGAAGCCCTGGTTCTGGGCCGCGGTGGTCGGAGGTGCGGCGGTCGTCACGGGCGGTATCCTGTACGCCACCCAGAGTAACAAGGGTGGCCCGCTGGGTCCGGTCACGGGCTTGCCGGGGATTGGCTTCTAG
- a CDS encoding DNA gyrase/topoisomerase IV subunit B, translating into MATKKETYTGADIQVLEGLEPVRKRPAMYIGGTDSTGYHHLLWEILDNSVDEVINGYATTVEVTLHKDGRTITVTDNGRGIPVDIMPKYKKPAVEVILTTLHSGGKFEQGNYIHSGGLHGVGSSVVNALARKMIVEIKREHKKHVQTYARGKATTPLKVEGGPVRGTGTSTTFEPDPEIFGEKQKFDAELIRERLEAKSYLHKGMTVVWTDNTAHPHVHVTYKHDGGIAEYLTKWVAERAKPVVPAGSTGFYHSRDNEVRLEAALVWTEATDETIRSYVNGIPTAQGGTHEAGLRGAVVKAVRNYIETHELTPKGVTLTAEDIREGMTAILSVYVVEPQFQGQTKGRLNNPEVTGQVDGVLRPALEKWLNDNKSIAEAVVARIVLAARAREASRAASQAVSRKSAISHRLNLPGKLADCSSTDPGTSELFIVEGDSAGGSAKQGRDRRTQAILPLRGKVLNAEQASTDKVAGNKELQDIVSALGCGIGSDFDISKLRYGRVFLMMDADSDGHHIATLLLTFFFRHLRPLIESGAVHIAQPPLYKVELGKETYWALDEADRDRIIREKTKGNAKPNIMRFKGLGEMTADELKTTTLDPKNRKSLRVTIDNPLETDRVINDLLGKDVSARFKFIMERAGEVQELDV; encoded by the coding sequence ATGGCGACGAAGAAGGAAACCTATACAGGTGCAGACATCCAGGTCCTCGAGGGCCTGGAGCCGGTGCGCAAGCGCCCGGCCATGTACATCGGCGGCACCGACAGCACGGGCTATCACCACCTGCTGTGGGAGATCCTCGACAACTCGGTGGACGAGGTCATCAACGGCTACGCCACCACCGTGGAAGTCACCCTCCACAAGGATGGCCGCACCATCACCGTCACGGACAATGGCCGCGGCATCCCCGTGGACATCATGCCCAAGTACAAAAAGCCGGCGGTGGAGGTCATCCTCACCACGCTGCACTCGGGCGGTAAGTTCGAGCAGGGCAACTACATCCACTCGGGCGGTCTGCACGGCGTGGGCTCGTCCGTGGTGAACGCCCTGGCGCGCAAGATGATCGTGGAGATCAAGCGCGAGCATAAGAAGCACGTGCAGACGTATGCCCGCGGCAAGGCCACCACCCCGCTCAAGGTCGAGGGCGGCCCAGTGCGCGGCACCGGCACCTCCACCACCTTCGAGCCGGATCCGGAGATCTTCGGCGAGAAGCAGAAGTTCGACGCGGAGCTCATCCGCGAGCGCCTGGAGGCCAAGAGCTACCTGCACAAGGGCATGACGGTTGTCTGGACGGACAACACGGCCCATCCGCACGTCCACGTCACCTACAAGCACGACGGCGGCATCGCCGAGTACCTCACCAAGTGGGTGGCCGAGCGCGCCAAGCCCGTGGTTCCGGCTGGGAGCACCGGCTTCTACCACTCGCGCGACAACGAGGTGCGACTGGAGGCCGCCCTGGTGTGGACGGAGGCCACGGATGAGACGATCCGCTCCTACGTCAACGGCATCCCCACCGCCCAGGGCGGTACCCACGAGGCCGGTCTGCGCGGCGCCGTGGTGAAGGCCGTGCGCAACTACATCGAGACGCACGAGCTGACGCCCAAGGGCGTCACCCTCACCGCGGAGGACATCCGCGAGGGCATGACGGCCATCCTCTCCGTCTATGTGGTGGAGCCGCAGTTCCAGGGCCAGACCAAGGGCCGCCTCAACAACCCGGAAGTCACCGGCCAGGTGGACGGCGTGCTGCGCCCCGCGCTGGAGAAGTGGCTCAACGACAACAAGAGCATCGCCGAGGCGGTGGTGGCCCGCATCGTCCTCGCCGCCCGCGCGCGCGAGGCCAGCCGCGCCGCCTCGCAGGCCGTGAGCCGCAAGTCCGCCATCAGCCACCGGCTCAACCTGCCCGGCAAGCTGGCCGACTGCTCCTCCACGGATCCCGGCACCAGCGAGCTCTTCATCGTCGAGGGTGACTCCGCAGGTGGCTCCGCCAAGCAGGGCAGAGATCGCCGCACCCAGGCCATCCTCCCGCTGCGCGGCAAGGTGCTCAACGCCGAGCAGGCCTCCACCGACAAGGTGGCCGGCAACAAGGAACTGCAGGACATCGTCAGCGCGCTGGGCTGCGGCATCGGCTCGGACTTCGACATCTCCAAGCTGCGCTACGGCCGTGTCTTCCTGATGATGGACGCCGACAGCGACGGCCACCACATCGCCACGCTGCTGCTCACCTTCTTCTTCCGGCACCTGCGCCCGCTCATCGAGAGCGGCGCCGTCCACATCGCCCAGCCTCCGCTCTATAAGGTGGAGCTCGGCAAGGAGACGTACTGGGCGCTGGATGAGGCGGATCGCGACCGCATCATCCGGGAGAAGACCAAGGGCAACGCCAAGCCCAACATCATGCGCTTCAAGGGTCTGGGCGAGATGACCGCCGACGAGCTGAAGACCACCACGCTCGACCCCAAGAACCGCAAGAGCCTCCGGGTCACCATCGACAACCCCCTGGAGACGGACCGCGTCATCAACGACTTGCTGGGCAAGGACGTCAGCGCCCGGTTCAAGTTCATCATGGAGCGGGCGGGCGAAGTCCAAGAGCTGGACGTCTGA